The following coding sequences are from one Triticum dicoccoides isolate Atlit2015 ecotype Zavitan chromosome 4A, WEW_v2.0, whole genome shotgun sequence window:
- the LOC119284771 gene encoding deSI-like protein At4g17486 isoform X1: MSTSFLLLSPASVPARASPSNSSFWKRGSVHFRNMKLRTKRPGWKSLVPLQLSRKSTMRFFLFPKVQASGQSPNDTPVYLNVYDLTPMNGYIYWAGLGIFHSGIEVHGVEYAFGAHDYPTSGVFEVEPRQCPGFRFRRSIFLGTTCLDPIQVRQFMELQSVNYNGDSYHLIMKNCNHFCKDMCYKLTGSKIPKWVNRLARIGAICNCLLPESLKISPVGHDPNSQPEDSEKRRLRNPLSCFSSISSQRALPPSSSPFPPSPVKEPILSSSLRKSSTASLKSR; this comes from the exons ATGTCAACATCCTTCCTTCTTTTGTCCCCCGCCTCAGTTCCAGCACGCGCATCTCCGTCaaattcttctttttggaagagggGGTCGGTTCACTTCAG GAATATGAAACTAAGGACAAAACGACCTGGATGGAAGTCCCTCGTGCCTCTGCAGTTGAGCAGGAAATCCACCATGCGCTTCTTTCTGTTTCCCAAGGTTCAGGCATCCGGTCAATCTCCAAATGATACTCCGGTTTATCTTAATGTGTATGATTTGACACCCATGAATGGCTACATATATTGGGCAGGCCTTGGTATATTTCACTCTGGCATTGAAG TTCATGGCGTCGAATATGCATTTGGAGCACATGATTATCCCACAAGCGGAGTATTTGAGGTAGAACCTCGTCAATGTCCTGGTTTCAGATTCAGGAGATCAATATTCCTTGGTACGACGTGCTTAGATCCCATCCAAGTTAGGCAGTTCATGGAGCTACAGTCAGTAAACTACAATGGAGATTCTTACCATCTTATCATGAAGAATTGCAACCACTTTTGCAAGGATATGTGTTACAAATTGACCGGCAGCAAAATTCCAAAATGGGTGAATCGGCTCGCCAGAATAG GTGCCATCTGCAACTGCCTCCTCCCGGAGTCTCTCAAGATTTCCCCGGTCGGCCATGATCCAAACAGCCAGCCCGAGGATTCAGAGAAGCGCCGCCTGCGAAACCCGTTAAGCTGCTTCTCCTCCATCTCGAGCCAGAGAGCGCTTCCCCCGTCTTCTTCCCCTTTCCCTCCATCGCCCGTGAAAGAGCCCATTCTGAGCTCTTCATTGAGGAAATCCAGCACCGCGTCGCTCAAGAGTAGGTAG
- the LOC119284771 gene encoding deSI-like protein At4g17486 isoform X2, which produces MKLRTKRPGWKSLVPLQLSRKSTMRFFLFPKVQASGQSPNDTPVYLNVYDLTPMNGYIYWAGLGIFHSGIEVHGVEYAFGAHDYPTSGVFEVEPRQCPGFRFRRSIFLGTTCLDPIQVRQFMELQSVNYNGDSYHLIMKNCNHFCKDMCYKLTGSKIPKWVNRLARIGAICNCLLPESLKISPVGHDPNSQPEDSEKRRLRNPLSCFSSISSQRALPPSSSPFPPSPVKEPILSSSLRKSSTASLKSR; this is translated from the exons ATGAAACTAAGGACAAAACGACCTGGATGGAAGTCCCTCGTGCCTCTGCAGTTGAGCAGGAAATCCACCATGCGCTTCTTTCTGTTTCCCAAGGTTCAGGCATCCGGTCAATCTCCAAATGATACTCCGGTTTATCTTAATGTGTATGATTTGACACCCATGAATGGCTACATATATTGGGCAGGCCTTGGTATATTTCACTCTGGCATTGAAG TTCATGGCGTCGAATATGCATTTGGAGCACATGATTATCCCACAAGCGGAGTATTTGAGGTAGAACCTCGTCAATGTCCTGGTTTCAGATTCAGGAGATCAATATTCCTTGGTACGACGTGCTTAGATCCCATCCAAGTTAGGCAGTTCATGGAGCTACAGTCAGTAAACTACAATGGAGATTCTTACCATCTTATCATGAAGAATTGCAACCACTTTTGCAAGGATATGTGTTACAAATTGACCGGCAGCAAAATTCCAAAATGGGTGAATCGGCTCGCCAGAATAG GTGCCATCTGCAACTGCCTCCTCCCGGAGTCTCTCAAGATTTCCCCGGTCGGCCATGATCCAAACAGCCAGCCCGAGGATTCAGAGAAGCGCCGCCTGCGAAACCCGTTAAGCTGCTTCTCCTCCATCTCGAGCCAGAGAGCGCTTCCCCCGTCTTCTTCCCCTTTCCCTCCATCGCCCGTGAAAGAGCCCATTCTGAGCTCTTCATTGAGGAAATCCAGCACCGCGTCGCTCAAGAGTAGGTAG
- the LOC119284772 gene encoding homeobox-leucine zipper protein HOX12-like, with amino-acid sequence MSSEEGERLLFPSFVFPDSFPADDATPVVSGGEQKKAGRQRRRRRARQAASGEGGGDDAAKKRRLSDEQAQFLEMNFRKERKLETPRKVQLAAELGLDTKQVAVWFQNRRARYKSKLIEEEFSKLRAAHDAVVVHNCRLEAELLRLKERLAETEEEKNKAMAASAAATGGGGGSSPSSSSFSTVTAMVGGQQFGMEEVETDLTYMSEYAYTNYMMDLAAGGYLGGVYDQFS; translated from the exons ATGAGCTCCGAGGAGGGAGAGAGGCTCCTGTTCCCTTCCTTCGTCTTCCCGGACAGCTTCCCGGCGGACGACGCCACACCGGTCGTCTCCG GCGGAGAGCAGAAGAAGGCCGGCCggcagcggcggaggcggaggGCGAGGCAGGCAGCGAGTGGTGAGGGCGGAGGGGACGACGCGGCGAAGAAGCGAAGGCTGAGCGACGAGCAGGCGCAGTTCCTGGAGATGAACTTCAGGAAGGAGCGGAAGCTGGAGACGCCGCGCAAGGTGCAGCTCGCCGCGGAGCTGGGACTGGACACCAAGCAGGTCGCCGTGTGGTTCCAGAACCGCCGCGCCCGCTACAAGAGCAAACTCATCGAGGAGGAGTTCTCCAAGCTCCGCGCGGCCCACGACGCCGTCGTCGTCCACAActgccgcctcgaggccgag CTGCTGAGGCTCAAGGAGAGGTTGGCGGAGACGGAGGAGGAGAAAAACAAGGCcatggcggcgtcggcggcggcaacGGGCGGCGGGGGTGGCAGCAGCCCGAGCTCTTCGTCGTTCTCGACGGTGACGGCAATGGTAGGGGGGCAGCAGTTCGGGATGGAGGAGGTGGAGACCGACCTGACCTACATGAGCGAGTACGCCTACACCAACTACATGATGGACCTGGCGGCCGGCGGCTACCTCGGAGGGGTGTACGATCAGTTCAGCTGA